From Xiphophorus couchianus chromosome 4, X_couchianus-1.0, whole genome shotgun sequence, a single genomic window includes:
- the LOC114142520 gene encoding uncharacterized protein LOC114142520 isoform X3 — MKVKYQLCIYVTLQNSILRKRFQNSQAQEQLKTAFQTNHFPESDVRRMMAETYSIQRAAINRGNSISKLLEDWPFLFEAIHLFDHTTTLLGFPVQTRLAEELSKKEKTIKDFLGSRGVDIPGSDAVQVISGIAKFFKEKPTQLFCQNELLHPESPDLDLPSTPCIFIMGEQLFKVAVDQMIVNDHIKSPIAALSYTFSMFYVLNIKYPKDMSLTLEFIQRVFLGLNPKRGSKAEMKGKKHHHIPPRLLKFVNELYDFDSPWKI, encoded by the exons ATGAAAGTCAAATATCAGCTGTGCATTTATGTGACGTTGCAGAACAGCATCTTGAGGAAACGGTTTCAGAACAGTCAAGCTCAG GAACAACTGAAAACTGCCTTCCAAACAAATCATTTTCCAGAGTCTGATGTTCGAAGAATGATGGCTGAAACCTATAGCATCCAGCGAGCAGCAATCAACAGAGGAAACTCCATCAGCAAGTTATTAGAAGACTGGCCTTTTCTCTTTGAAGCAATCCACCTGTTTGATCACACAACCACCCTTCTTGGCTTCCCAGTACAAACCAGACTGGCAGAGGAAttgtcaaagaaagaaaagacaataaaGGACTTCCTTGGGTCCAGAGGGGTGGATATTCCAGGAAGTGATGCTGTCCAGGTGATTAGTGGAATCGCAAAATTCTTCAAGGAGAAACCAACCCAACTATTTTGTCAAAATGAG cTGCTGCATCCAGAGAGTCCTGATCTTGACCTGCCAAGCACCCCATGCATCTTTATAATGG GTGAACAGCTTTTTAAAGTTGCTGTTGACCAAATGATTGTGAATGACCACATCAAGTCACCCATCGCTGCCCTAAGCTACACCTTCTCCATGTTTTATGTCTTGAacataaaatatccaaaagaCATGTCCCTGACACTGGAATTTATACAAAG agtctTTCTGGGCTTAAACCCCAAACGAGGGTCAAAGGCAGAAATGAAGGGGAAGAAGCATCATCACATTCCACCCCGACTGCTCAAGTTTGTAAATGAACTGTATGACTTTGACAGTCCATGGAAAATTTGA
- the LOC114142520 gene encoding uncharacterized protein LOC114142520 isoform X2: MEHVKESIQKALPSLRSDLVESVISTLEMIGVSCVEDLGFVRTEDLEGILKPIQCRRLIQAFSTELQADSAPTTEPLQLNSHQLQLSPVTSGSCEAYPVPWHKMPPQLMIAVEEKKRPKPKDRRELVRIIIDDVLGKDQKRPGRAKLRNIAQQIIEQYPCSFQDREVNGLKVVGTGYDSLFIQLENRVENVMRPLSFGSTKRQCEDEMASQKKSLPSNRYGCVQWQPTAENVTNLKFTQEQLKTAFQTNHFPESDVRRMMAETYSIQRAAINRGNSISKLLEDWPFLFEAIHLFDHTTTLLGFPVQTRLAEELSKKEKTIKDFLGSRGVDIPGSDAVQLLHPESPDLDLPSTPCIFIMGEQLFKVAVDQMIVNDHIKSPIAALSYTFSMFYVLNIKYPKDMSLTLEFIQRVFLGLNPKRGSKAEMKGKKHHHIPPRLLKFVNELYDFDSPWKI, from the exons ATGGAGCATGTGAAAGAGAGTATTCAGAAAGCTTTGCCATCACTCAGGAGTGATCTGGTTGAGTCAGTTATCTCTACACTTGAGATGATTGGTGTAAGCTGTGTTGAAGACCTTGGTTTCGTCAGGACAGAGGATCTTGAGGGAATTCTAAAACCTATCCAGTGCAGAAGACTGATCCAAGCTTTCAGCACTG AATTGCAAGCTGATTCTGCCCCCACTACTGAACCTTTGCAGCTGAATAGCCACCAGCTGCAACTATCACCTGTGACTTCCGGTTCCTGTGAGGCATATCCTGTGCCATGGCACAAAATGCCACCCCAACTTATGATTGctgttgaagaaaagaaaagaccaAAACCTAAAGACAGAAGGGAACTTGTTCGCATCATCATTGATGATGTTCTTGGGAAGGACCAAAAAAGGCCTGGAAGAGCTAAGTTGAGGAACATTGCACAGCAGATCATAGAGCAATATCCCTGCTCTTTCCAAGACAGAGAGGTCAATGGATTAAAAGTTGTTGGAACAGGATATGATTCTCTGTTTATACAGCTTGAAAACAGAGTTGAAAATGTTATGAGACCATTGAGCTTTGGTTCAACAAAGAGACAATGCGAAGATGAAATGGCATCACAGAAAAAGTCTTTGCCTTCAAATCGCTATGGTTGTGTGCAGTGGCAGCCAACTGCTGAGAATGTGACAAACCTAAAATTCACACAGGAACAACTGAAAACTGCCTTCCAAACAAATCATTTTCCAGAGTCTGATGTTCGAAGAATGATGGCTGAAACCTATAGCATCCAGCGAGCAGCAATCAACAGAGGAAACTCCATCAGCAAGTTATTAGAAGACTGGCCTTTTCTCTTTGAAGCAATCCACCTGTTTGATCACACAACCACCCTTCTTGGCTTCCCAGTACAAACCAGACTGGCAGAGGAAttgtcaaagaaagaaaagacaataaaGGACTTCCTTGGGTCCAGAGGGGTGGATATTCCAGGAAGTGATGCTGTCCAG cTGCTGCATCCAGAGAGTCCTGATCTTGACCTGCCAAGCACCCCATGCATCTTTATAATGG GTGAACAGCTTTTTAAAGTTGCTGTTGACCAAATGATTGTGAATGACCACATCAAGTCACCCATCGCTGCCCTAAGCTACACCTTCTCCATGTTTTATGTCTTGAacataaaatatccaaaagaCATGTCCCTGACACTGGAATTTATACAAAG agtctTTCTGGGCTTAAACCCCAAACGAGGGTCAAAGGCAGAAATGAAGGGGAAGAAGCATCATCACATTCCACCCCGACTGCTCAAGTTTGTAAATGAACTGTATGACTTTGACAGTCCATGGAAAATTTGA
- the LOC114142520 gene encoding uncharacterized protein LOC114142520 isoform X1 codes for MEHVKESIQKALPSLRSDLVESVISTLEMIGVSCVEDLGFVRTEDLEGILKPIQCRRLIQAFSTELQADSAPTTEPLQLNSHQLQLSPVTSGSCEAYPVPWHKMPPQLMIAVEEKKRPKPKDRRELVRIIIDDVLGKDQKRPGRAKLRNIAQQIIEQYPCSFQDREVNGLKVVGTGYDSLFIQLENRVENVMRPLSFGSTKRQCEDEMASQKKSLPSNRYGCVQWQPTAENVTNLKFTQEQLKTAFQTNHFPESDVRRMMAETYSIQRAAINRGNSISKLLEDWPFLFEAIHLFDHTTTLLGFPVQTRLAEELSKKEKTIKDFLGSRGVDIPGSDAVQVISGIAKFFKEKPTQLFCQNELLHPESPDLDLPSTPCIFIMGEQLFKVAVDQMIVNDHIKSPIAALSYTFSMFYVLNIKYPKDMSLTLEFIQRVFLGLNPKRGSKAEMKGKKHHHIPPRLLKFVNELYDFDSPWKI; via the exons ATGGAGCATGTGAAAGAGAGTATTCAGAAAGCTTTGCCATCACTCAGGAGTGATCTGGTTGAGTCAGTTATCTCTACACTTGAGATGATTGGTGTAAGCTGTGTTGAAGACCTTGGTTTCGTCAGGACAGAGGATCTTGAGGGAATTCTAAAACCTATCCAGTGCAGAAGACTGATCCAAGCTTTCAGCACTG AATTGCAAGCTGATTCTGCCCCCACTACTGAACCTTTGCAGCTGAATAGCCACCAGCTGCAACTATCACCTGTGACTTCCGGTTCCTGTGAGGCATATCCTGTGCCATGGCACAAAATGCCACCCCAACTTATGATTGctgttgaagaaaagaaaagaccaAAACCTAAAGACAGAAGGGAACTTGTTCGCATCATCATTGATGATGTTCTTGGGAAGGACCAAAAAAGGCCTGGAAGAGCTAAGTTGAGGAACATTGCACAGCAGATCATAGAGCAATATCCCTGCTCTTTCCAAGACAGAGAGGTCAATGGATTAAAAGTTGTTGGAACAGGATATGATTCTCTGTTTATACAGCTTGAAAACAGAGTTGAAAATGTTATGAGACCATTGAGCTTTGGTTCAACAAAGAGACAATGCGAAGATGAAATGGCATCACAGAAAAAGTCTTTGCCTTCAAATCGCTATGGTTGTGTGCAGTGGCAGCCAACTGCTGAGAATGTGACAAACCTAAAATTCACACAGGAACAACTGAAAACTGCCTTCCAAACAAATCATTTTCCAGAGTCTGATGTTCGAAGAATGATGGCTGAAACCTATAGCATCCAGCGAGCAGCAATCAACAGAGGAAACTCCATCAGCAAGTTATTAGAAGACTGGCCTTTTCTCTTTGAAGCAATCCACCTGTTTGATCACACAACCACCCTTCTTGGCTTCCCAGTACAAACCAGACTGGCAGAGGAAttgtcaaagaaagaaaagacaataaaGGACTTCCTTGGGTCCAGAGGGGTGGATATTCCAGGAAGTGATGCTGTCCAGGTGATTAGTGGAATCGCAAAATTCTTCAAGGAGAAACCAACCCAACTATTTTGTCAAAATGAG cTGCTGCATCCAGAGAGTCCTGATCTTGACCTGCCAAGCACCCCATGCATCTTTATAATGG GTGAACAGCTTTTTAAAGTTGCTGTTGACCAAATGATTGTGAATGACCACATCAAGTCACCCATCGCTGCCCTAAGCTACACCTTCTCCATGTTTTATGTCTTGAacataaaatatccaaaagaCATGTCCCTGACACTGGAATTTATACAAAG agtctTTCTGGGCTTAAACCCCAAACGAGGGTCAAAGGCAGAAATGAAGGGGAAGAAGCATCATCACATTCCACCCCGACTGCTCAAGTTTGTAAATGAACTGTATGACTTTGACAGTCCATGGAAAATTTGA
- the LOC114142520 gene encoding uncharacterized protein LOC114142520 isoform X4 translates to MMAETYSIQRAAINRGNSISKLLEDWPFLFEAIHLFDHTTTLLGFPVQTRLAEELSKKEKTIKDFLGSRGVDIPGSDAVQVISGIAKFFKEKPTQLFCQNELLHPESPDLDLPSTPCIFIMGEQLFKVAVDQMIVNDHIKSPIAALSYTFSMFYVLNIKYPKDMSLTLEFIQRVFLGLNPKRGSKAEMKGKKHHHIPPRLLKFVNELYDFDSPWKI, encoded by the exons ATGATGGCTGAAACCTATAGCATCCAGCGAGCAGCAATCAACAGAGGAAACTCCATCAGCAAGTTATTAGAAGACTGGCCTTTTCTCTTTGAAGCAATCCACCTGTTTGATCACACAACCACCCTTCTTGGCTTCCCAGTACAAACCAGACTGGCAGAGGAAttgtcaaagaaagaaaagacaataaaGGACTTCCTTGGGTCCAGAGGGGTGGATATTCCAGGAAGTGATGCTGTCCAGGTGATTAGTGGAATCGCAAAATTCTTCAAGGAGAAACCAACCCAACTATTTTGTCAAAATGAG cTGCTGCATCCAGAGAGTCCTGATCTTGACCTGCCAAGCACCCCATGCATCTTTATAATGG GTGAACAGCTTTTTAAAGTTGCTGTTGACCAAATGATTGTGAATGACCACATCAAGTCACCCATCGCTGCCCTAAGCTACACCTTCTCCATGTTTTATGTCTTGAacataaaatatccaaaagaCATGTCCCTGACACTGGAATTTATACAAAG agtctTTCTGGGCTTAAACCCCAAACGAGGGTCAAAGGCAGAAATGAAGGGGAAGAAGCATCATCACATTCCACCCCGACTGCTCAAGTTTGTAAATGAACTGTATGACTTTGACAGTCCATGGAAAATTTGA